In Betta splendens chromosome 22, fBetSpl5.4, whole genome shotgun sequence, the following proteins share a genomic window:
- the LOC114848081 gene encoding delta-like protein 4 isoform X1 → MAVWFTSILAIVITLFTQVLGSGVFELELHHFQNSQGLLANGQSCGMGGCRTFFTVCLKNFQTEVSRGDCVFGSVTTPVLGTDSFSIQQDARLRLPLKYTWPGAFSLIIEAWFSPEADPPEGSTRPDSLISSFSIQRQLSTGHDWSEEAQSGARAALRFSYRLICQENYYGDTCSKICAPRDDHFGHYTCRPDGERACVAGWKGDYCDEPICLEGCNEKNGNCTLPGECNCRKGWQGLFCDVCKPHPLCKHGTCEDKWQCTCTEGWGGMYCDQDLNYCTHHKPCANGATCLNTGHGSYTCACLPGFTGVNCESAVRECDRRPCHNGGRCLDSDSGYQCACPKGFEGPRCEHKMLTCAEMPCFHGGTCRETDNGHNYLCECPAGYTGLNCEKRTDRCTVLQCANGGHCVSHGGVRLCSCRSGFSGPRCEVNVDECASGPCANGSTCIDRINDYSCTCPPGTTGRRCDRPADPCAARPCLNGGTCTVGAQGRPACACPAPYDGPQCQSAHLDPAPRDGMSLAAVSLGVGAVAALLLLCMVAVAVRRVRRQRSQQRDSEKMNNVSKADFQKENLISASELKNTNKMIDSVDCPSNKSNHKPLNHYQLDYKTRSGYKDEPSVLDKEENCEKPMEKTKQFSKTYSERPECQISTICSSRDSMYQSVFVIEEEKNECIIATEV, encoded by the exons ATGGCCGTTTGGTTCACCTCTATCCTCGCAATAGTTATAACGTTATTTACTCAG GTTTTGGGATCAGGTGTGTTCGAATTAGAACTCCATCACTTTCAAAATAGTCAAGGTTTGCTGGCGAACGGACAGAGCTGCGGAATGGGCGGCTGCAGGACCTTTTTCACGGTGTGTTTGAAGAACTTTCAGACGGAGGTGTCTCGTGGAGACTGTGTGTTTGGCAGCGTCACCACACCTGTTCTGGGCACCGACTCCTTCAGCATCCAACAGGACGCCCGGCTGCGTCTGCCGCTCAAGTACACGTGGCCG GGCGCCTTCTCATTAATCATCGAAGCCTGGTTTTCTCCTGAAGCGGACCCACCTGAAG GCTCCACCAGGCCGGACTCGCTGAtcagctccttctccatccAGAGGCAGCTGAGCACCGGACACGACTGGTCCGAGGAGGCGCAGAGCGGGGCGCGCGCGGCGCTCAGGTTCTCCTACCGGCTCATCTGCCAAGAAAACTACTACGGGGACACGTGTTCCAAAATATGCGCTCCGAGAGACGACCACTTCGGCCACTACACCTGCAGACCTGACGGAGAGAGAGCGTGCGTGGCGGGGTGGAAGGGCGACTACTGCGACGAAC CCATTTGTCTTGAGGGCTGCAATGAAAAGAATGGGAACTGCACGTTACCTGGAGAGTGCAA tTGCAGGAAGGGCTGGCAGGGACTCTTCTGTGATGTGTGTAAACCCCATCCGTTGTGTAAACATGGTACCTGTGAAGATAAGTGGCAGTGCACCTGCACGGAGGGCTGGGGAGGCATGTACTGCGACCAAG ACCTGAACTACTGCACCCATCACAAGCCCTGCGCCAACGGGGCCACGTGTCTGAACACGGGCCACGGCAGCTACACCTGCGCCTGCCTGCCGGGCTTCACCGGCGTCAACTGTGAGTCCGCGGTGCGCGAGTGCGACCGGCGGCCCTGTCACAACGGAGGCCGGTGCCTG GACTCCGACAGCGGCTACCAGTGCGCGTGTCCAAAGGGGTTCGAGGGGCCTCGGTGCGAACACAAGATGCTAACGTGCGCGGAGATGCCCTGCTTCCACGGCGGCACCTGCCGAGAAACGGACAACGGCCACAACTACCTGTGCGAGTGTCCGGCAGGTTACACCGGACTGAACTGTGAGAAGAGAACGGACCGCTGCACGGTGCTGCAGTGCGCTAACG GTGGACACTGCGTGAGCCACGGCGGCGTCCGGCTCTGCAGCTGCCGCTCCGGCTTCTCGGGGCCGCGCTGCGAGGTCAACGTGGACGAGTGCGCCTCGGGCCCCTGCGCCAACGGCTCCACCTGCATCGACCGCATTAACGACTACTCGTGCACGTGTCCCCCGGGGACCACGGGCCGCCGCTGCGACCGGCCCGCGGACCCCTGCGCCGCCCGGCCCTGCCTGAACGGGGGCACCTGCACCGTGGGGGCCCAGGGCCGGCCCGCCTGCGCCTGCCCGGCCCCCTATGACGGCCCCCAGTGCCAGTCCGCCCACTTGGACCCCGCCCCCAGGGACGGGATGAGCCTGGCGGCCGTCAGCCTGGGGGTGGGCGCCgtggcggcgctgctgctcctgtgcatGGTCGCGGTGGCGGTGCGTCGCGTCAGGAGGCAGAGAAGCCAACAGAGAGACTCTGAGAAGATGAACAACGTCTCCAAGGCGGACTTCCAGAAGGAGAACCTCATCTCTGCGTCGGAGCTCAAGAACACCAATAAAATGATCGATTCGGTGGATTGTCCCAGCAACAAGTCCAATCACAAACCGCTCAACCACTACCAGCTGGACTATAAAACCCGCTCAGGCTACAAGGACGAGCCGTCCGTCCTGGACAAGGAGGAAAACTGTGAAAAGCCAatggagaaaacaaagcaatttAGCAAAACATATAG TGAAAGGCCAGAGTGTCAGATATCAACCATATGTTCCTCCAGAGACTCGATGTACCAGTCTGTCTTCGTAatagaagaggagaagaacGAATGCATCATCGCAACCGAG GTATAA
- the LOC114848081 gene encoding delta-like protein 4 isoform X2 gives MGGCRTFFTVCLKNFQTEVSRGDCVFGSVTTPVLGTDSFSIQQDARLRLPLKYTWPGAFSLIIEAWFSPEADPPEGSTRPDSLISSFSIQRQLSTGHDWSEEAQSGARAALRFSYRLICQENYYGDTCSKICAPRDDHFGHYTCRPDGERACVAGWKGDYCDEPICLEGCNEKNGNCTLPGECNCRKGWQGLFCDVCKPHPLCKHGTCEDKWQCTCTEGWGGMYCDQDLNYCTHHKPCANGATCLNTGHGSYTCACLPGFTGVNCESAVRECDRRPCHNGGRCLDSDSGYQCACPKGFEGPRCEHKMLTCAEMPCFHGGTCRETDNGHNYLCECPAGYTGLNCEKRTDRCTVLQCANGGHCVSHGGVRLCSCRSGFSGPRCEVNVDECASGPCANGSTCIDRINDYSCTCPPGTTGRRCDRPADPCAARPCLNGGTCTVGAQGRPACACPAPYDGPQCQSAHLDPAPRDGMSLAAVSLGVGAVAALLLLCMVAVAVRRVRRQRSQQRDSEKMNNVSKADFQKENLISASELKNTNKMIDSVDCPSNKSNHKPLNHYQLDYKTRSGYKDEPSVLDKEENCEKPMEKTKQFSKTYSERPECQISTICSSRDSMYQSVFVIEEEKNECIIATEV, from the exons ATGGGCGGCTGCAGGACCTTTTTCACGGTGTGTTTGAAGAACTTTCAGACGGAGGTGTCTCGTGGAGACTGTGTGTTTGGCAGCGTCACCACACCTGTTCTGGGCACCGACTCCTTCAGCATCCAACAGGACGCCCGGCTGCGTCTGCCGCTCAAGTACACGTGGCCG GGCGCCTTCTCATTAATCATCGAAGCCTGGTTTTCTCCTGAAGCGGACCCACCTGAAG GCTCCACCAGGCCGGACTCGCTGAtcagctccttctccatccAGAGGCAGCTGAGCACCGGACACGACTGGTCCGAGGAGGCGCAGAGCGGGGCGCGCGCGGCGCTCAGGTTCTCCTACCGGCTCATCTGCCAAGAAAACTACTACGGGGACACGTGTTCCAAAATATGCGCTCCGAGAGACGACCACTTCGGCCACTACACCTGCAGACCTGACGGAGAGAGAGCGTGCGTGGCGGGGTGGAAGGGCGACTACTGCGACGAAC CCATTTGTCTTGAGGGCTGCAATGAAAAGAATGGGAACTGCACGTTACCTGGAGAGTGCAA tTGCAGGAAGGGCTGGCAGGGACTCTTCTGTGATGTGTGTAAACCCCATCCGTTGTGTAAACATGGTACCTGTGAAGATAAGTGGCAGTGCACCTGCACGGAGGGCTGGGGAGGCATGTACTGCGACCAAG ACCTGAACTACTGCACCCATCACAAGCCCTGCGCCAACGGGGCCACGTGTCTGAACACGGGCCACGGCAGCTACACCTGCGCCTGCCTGCCGGGCTTCACCGGCGTCAACTGTGAGTCCGCGGTGCGCGAGTGCGACCGGCGGCCCTGTCACAACGGAGGCCGGTGCCTG GACTCCGACAGCGGCTACCAGTGCGCGTGTCCAAAGGGGTTCGAGGGGCCTCGGTGCGAACACAAGATGCTAACGTGCGCGGAGATGCCCTGCTTCCACGGCGGCACCTGCCGAGAAACGGACAACGGCCACAACTACCTGTGCGAGTGTCCGGCAGGTTACACCGGACTGAACTGTGAGAAGAGAACGGACCGCTGCACGGTGCTGCAGTGCGCTAACG GTGGACACTGCGTGAGCCACGGCGGCGTCCGGCTCTGCAGCTGCCGCTCCGGCTTCTCGGGGCCGCGCTGCGAGGTCAACGTGGACGAGTGCGCCTCGGGCCCCTGCGCCAACGGCTCCACCTGCATCGACCGCATTAACGACTACTCGTGCACGTGTCCCCCGGGGACCACGGGCCGCCGCTGCGACCGGCCCGCGGACCCCTGCGCCGCCCGGCCCTGCCTGAACGGGGGCACCTGCACCGTGGGGGCCCAGGGCCGGCCCGCCTGCGCCTGCCCGGCCCCCTATGACGGCCCCCAGTGCCAGTCCGCCCACTTGGACCCCGCCCCCAGGGACGGGATGAGCCTGGCGGCCGTCAGCCTGGGGGTGGGCGCCgtggcggcgctgctgctcctgtgcatGGTCGCGGTGGCGGTGCGTCGCGTCAGGAGGCAGAGAAGCCAACAGAGAGACTCTGAGAAGATGAACAACGTCTCCAAGGCGGACTTCCAGAAGGAGAACCTCATCTCTGCGTCGGAGCTCAAGAACACCAATAAAATGATCGATTCGGTGGATTGTCCCAGCAACAAGTCCAATCACAAACCGCTCAACCACTACCAGCTGGACTATAAAACCCGCTCAGGCTACAAGGACGAGCCGTCCGTCCTGGACAAGGAGGAAAACTGTGAAAAGCCAatggagaaaacaaagcaatttAGCAAAACATATAG TGAAAGGCCAGAGTGTCAGATATCAACCATATGTTCCTCCAGAGACTCGATGTACCAGTCTGTCTTCGTAatagaagaggagaagaacGAATGCATCATCGCAACCGAG GTATAA